In Kordiimonas sp. SCSIO 12610, the following are encoded in one genomic region:
- a CDS encoding fumarylacetoacetate hydrolase family protein translates to MKLARLLIEDTEKICLIAEQHYLPISMISPKLSDDLCHFLEKVNWDRLVADALANTGWQNLMEPVWLPLLSSNSRIFCIGKNYRDHAREMGVSENDLKKARPEAPDIFVRFPSSFSAHNSTIHFPSSEPSFDYEGELAVIIGKSCSNIAERDAEKYIFGYTTANDGTVRRIQKRTSQFTLGKNFDRSGAIGPTLTHASQFDLDQNTTIRTVVNDSERQNGRINDMIFSTQETIHILSHITELQPGDIILTGTPAGVGAGYTPPKYLKDGDQIEIQISGLDPLSIRVKQDEMSD, encoded by the coding sequence ATGAAGCTTGCACGCCTTCTAATCGAGGATACTGAAAAGATATGCTTGATAGCAGAGCAGCACTATCTCCCTATCAGTATGATATCCCCTAAACTAAGTGATGACTTGTGCCATTTTCTTGAAAAGGTCAACTGGGATAGACTTGTAGCGGATGCGCTTGCAAATACTGGATGGCAAAACCTTATGGAGCCTGTATGGCTACCCCTTCTCAGCAGCAACAGCAGAATCTTTTGCATTGGGAAAAATTACCGTGACCATGCGAGAGAAATGGGTGTGAGTGAAAACGACCTCAAAAAGGCGCGACCGGAAGCGCCAGATATTTTTGTTCGGTTCCCAAGCAGTTTCAGCGCGCATAATTCGACAATCCATTTCCCGTCGTCTGAACCTTCATTCGATTATGAGGGCGAGCTTGCCGTTATCATCGGCAAATCCTGCTCAAACATTGCCGAACGTGATGCAGAAAAGTATATCTTTGGCTATACAACTGCGAATGATGGGACAGTACGCCGTATTCAAAAACGAACCAGCCAGTTTACGCTCGGAAAGAACTTTGACCGCTCTGGCGCCATTGGCCCAACATTAACACACGCGTCACAATTTGATCTTGATCAGAACACTACCATTAGGACGGTTGTTAATGATAGCGAAAGGCAGAATGGACGCATCAACGATATGATATTTTCAACTCAGGAAACGATACATATCTTAAGCCATATTACAGAGCTCCAACCCGGTGATATTATCCTTACCGGAACACCCGCAGGTGTGGGGGCGGGATACACGCCACCAAAGTATCTTAAAGACGGTGATCAAATAGAAATACAGATTTCCGGCCTTGATCCGCTCTCTATTCGTGTCAAGCAAGACGAAATGAGTGATTAA
- the pabB gene encoding aminodeoxychorismate synthase component I encodes MAPDDLRHTPLVLLDDNRQPFEPNRSILFTNPAHIIKANDFSEIEDAILEIEEYARQGYYLAGWLAYECAYAFEPRLGSLYKQKSNEPLIWMMATKSQKTLSPAEVENFLNTSNRGNQRHVSLSKPDIQVKKADYVRAVEAIKDYILSGDVYQVNYTMPVAFDLSGDPLALYQNLRRTQPVAYGAYINTGKHQILSRSPELFIAKKNSNLTAKPMKGTAKRGTSYENDYKRAQNLRSDVKSRAENLMIVDLLRNDLSRISEPGSVAVEDLFDIETYPTLHQMTSTVKGSSKPNLNVSEMLKAIFPCGSVTGAPKIRAMEIIAELETAPRGVYCGAIGYIAPTTDPNGLDWQFNVPIRTLVIEQDKINSLNGIPNYKGRFHIGSGIVTDSNIEDEYNECLLKADFITNETSEFSLIETLRCHNGACLFKDEHLQRIRKSATYFGYRCDVEEINTHLLTHISKLDHSETDFRIRLLLDKHGACSITSVPILRSPVVTSLKDMDVKANATDKSLKVAISKQKACSSDKFLYHKTTNRAIYDQGFQLAQQAGYFDALFLNERGEIAESAIHNIFVLINGEWITPTQSSGLLNGVLRQRLIEQEHVIERTITHDDLKRASIIALGNSVRGLTIVTFDPGYEI; translated from the coding sequence ATGGCTCCCGATGACCTAAGACATACTCCGCTGGTTTTGCTCGACGATAATCGACAACCGTTTGAACCCAACCGATCGATACTCTTTACAAACCCGGCACACATCATCAAAGCCAACGACTTCAGCGAAATTGAAGACGCCATTCTGGAAATCGAGGAATATGCTAGGCAAGGCTATTATCTGGCTGGATGGCTTGCCTATGAATGCGCTTATGCTTTTGAACCCAGACTAGGATCATTATACAAACAAAAAAGCAACGAGCCCCTGATTTGGATGATGGCGACAAAAAGCCAGAAAACCCTCTCTCCTGCGGAGGTGGAAAATTTTCTAAACACTTCCAATCGGGGGAACCAGCGGCATGTAAGTCTATCGAAACCTGATATTCAGGTTAAGAAAGCGGACTATGTACGTGCTGTTGAAGCCATCAAAGACTATATTCTGTCAGGCGATGTGTATCAGGTGAACTATACAATGCCTGTGGCTTTTGACCTATCAGGTGACCCGTTAGCGCTGTATCAGAACCTTCGAAGAACCCAACCCGTTGCTTACGGCGCATATATCAATACAGGCAAACATCAAATCCTATCGCGCTCCCCCGAACTTTTCATTGCAAAGAAGAATTCTAATCTAACTGCAAAACCAATGAAGGGAACCGCAAAACGCGGCACATCATATGAGAATGATTATAAGCGCGCCCAAAATTTACGGTCGGATGTGAAATCCAGGGCAGAGAACCTGATGATTGTTGATTTACTGCGCAATGACTTATCACGTATTTCAGAACCGGGGTCTGTTGCAGTCGAAGACTTGTTTGACATTGAAACCTACCCGACGCTTCATCAAATGACATCAACTGTCAAGGGCAGCTCAAAACCAAACCTGAATGTATCAGAGATGTTAAAAGCGATCTTTCCATGTGGTTCTGTAACAGGCGCTCCGAAAATACGCGCAATGGAGATTATTGCGGAACTGGAAACTGCACCACGCGGTGTTTACTGTGGTGCAATCGGCTATATCGCCCCAACAACTGACCCAAATGGGCTGGACTGGCAATTCAATGTCCCCATCAGAACCTTGGTTATCGAACAAGATAAAATCAACAGTCTTAATGGTATTCCCAACTATAAGGGTCGCTTTCATATCGGTAGCGGAATTGTAACCGACAGCAATATCGAGGATGAATATAATGAATGCCTATTAAAGGCCGACTTCATCACCAACGAAACTTCAGAATTTTCCTTGATCGAAACCTTGCGGTGTCATAACGGGGCCTGTCTATTCAAGGATGAGCATTTGCAGCGTATTCGAAAGAGCGCAACCTACTTTGGCTATCGATGTGACGTTGAGGAAATCAATACCCATTTATTAACACACATATCAAAGCTCGATCACTCTGAAACTGATTTTCGTATCCGATTGCTTCTCGACAAGCATGGTGCATGTTCGATCACCAGTGTGCCCATATTGCGTAGCCCTGTTGTGACCAGCCTGAAAGATATGGATGTTAAAGCTAATGCTACTGACAAATCACTCAAGGTTGCTATTTCAAAACAAAAAGCCTGTTCTTCAGATAAATTCCTTTATCACAAAACCACAAACCGCGCGATCTACGATCAAGGCTTTCAGCTTGCGCAGCAAGCCGGATATTTTGATGCTTTATTTCTGAATGAACGCGGTGAAATTGCTGAAAGCGCCATCCACAATATTTTCGTACTGATAAACGGGGAATGGATTACACCAACACAATCGTCTGGTTTACTTAATGGCGTTTTAAGGCAAAGGTTGATTGAACAGGAACATGTTATTGAACGAACTATAACGCACGATGACCTAAAGCGTGCTAGCATAATCGCGCTTGGTAATAGTGTGCGTGGTTTAACAATAGTGACCTTTGACCCCGGCTATGAGATATAA
- a CDS encoding M28 family peptidase, which translates to MLYQRIIVIILIVALMTGTAYGNGNEIPFTDKETADFLQATVSGTRAKHDLTELTRHHRMRGSVGYKRAANYIKDQLKQAGLDQVELLSLPADGETFYGTQRSRKAWNAKSAELWQLEENGRTLIARYADNPVILAQDSVSGNVTAELVDVGAGVQDDDFKGKDIEGKLVLTSSQPGATAPLAITKYGAAGIISYAQNQKSAWWKADDRLIRWGHLDSFGANKTFGIMVSLRQARAFQKQLRDGKTVKLQAQVDAERSTGSYDIVYGRIDGANPAYANEAIAFSCHLDHQRPGANDNASGCATILEIARSLMLGIKNGSLERPARPILFFWPPEIEGTIALLNARPDFADSIKSVIHMDMVGGGRVTKAIFRVSRGPASRPSFVNDVAEGIALAVNDQTERFASGEDVSYPLVAQDGGREAQGAITGRFSLGSDHQVYSDSSFAIPSIYLHDWPDRFIHTNFDTPANIDTTKLKRAGFIGAASALTLSNWGTLTAKSSITPDYITVSRSAILKRAAITAERASKVDANEASNLWHYHWQYEEAIARSSGLKADNAIFRLIDKLKGLATHKPIAPSSQDGHHVFKRNKDLKGPMFAFGYNYLTANLGADEAAKLSLPKEKNLWGASGAYGYEALNLVDGKRSVQEIRNILSAEFGPVSLESVLEYLKALKSINVIEGL; encoded by the coding sequence ATGCTATATCAAAGAATAATCGTTATTATACTAATCGTGGCTTTAATGACGGGCACAGCATACGGCAATGGTAACGAGATACCGTTCACCGACAAAGAAACCGCAGACTTTCTTCAGGCCACAGTCTCTGGAACGCGTGCGAAACACGATCTTACAGAATTAACCCGCCACCACCGCATGCGAGGTTCCGTTGGATATAAAAGGGCCGCTAACTATATTAAAGACCAGCTAAAGCAGGCAGGCCTGGATCAAGTCGAACTGCTATCGCTCCCCGCAGACGGCGAAACGTTTTATGGAACACAGCGAAGCCGCAAAGCCTGGAATGCCAAAAGTGCAGAGCTTTGGCAGTTGGAGGAAAATGGTCGCACCTTGATCGCACGTTATGCCGACAATCCCGTGATTTTAGCGCAGGACAGTGTTTCCGGTAATGTAACCGCTGAACTTGTTGATGTTGGTGCAGGCGTCCAAGACGACGATTTCAAAGGCAAAGACATAGAAGGCAAGCTTGTCCTTACATCATCACAACCCGGCGCCACCGCTCCCCTCGCCATCACAAAATACGGCGCTGCGGGCATTATAAGTTACGCGCAGAATCAGAAAAGCGCATGGTGGAAAGCAGACGATCGTCTGATCCGGTGGGGACACCTCGATAGTTTTGGAGCTAATAAAACCTTCGGCATTATGGTTTCGCTTAGACAGGCCAGAGCCTTTCAGAAGCAATTACGTGATGGTAAAACCGTGAAGCTTCAGGCACAAGTTGATGCAGAGCGATCAACAGGCAGTTATGATATTGTCTATGGCCGAATTGACGGCGCTAACCCCGCTTATGCTAATGAAGCCATCGCCTTTTCTTGCCACCTAGATCATCAACGCCCTGGCGCAAATGATAATGCTTCGGGCTGTGCCACAATTTTGGAAATTGCGCGCAGTCTTATGCTGGGTATTAAAAATGGTAGTTTAGAGAGACCTGCCCGCCCTATTCTGTTTTTCTGGCCGCCAGAAATTGAAGGAACCATTGCGCTTTTAAATGCACGGCCTGATTTTGCTGATTCTATCAAATCGGTCATTCATATGGACATGGTTGGTGGCGGCCGTGTAACCAAGGCAATCTTCCGAGTATCCAGAGGACCAGCCAGCAGACCCTCCTTTGTAAATGATGTTGCTGAGGGAATTGCACTTGCAGTCAATGACCAAACTGAACGCTTTGCCAGTGGTGAAGATGTTTCTTATCCACTTGTTGCACAAGATGGTGGCCGCGAAGCACAAGGCGCTATTACCGGCCGCTTCTCGCTTGGTTCAGATCATCAGGTTTATAGCGACAGCTCTTTTGCAATTCCTTCTATTTATCTCCATGACTGGCCAGACCGTTTCATTCATACAAACTTTGATACACCTGCCAATATCGACACAACGAAACTTAAACGCGCAGGATTTATTGGCGCGGCGAGCGCATTGACCTTATCGAATTGGGGGACCTTAACGGCAAAATCGAGCATTACACCAGATTATATCACTGTTAGCAGGAGCGCGATTTTAAAACGTGCCGCAATAACCGCTGAACGTGCCAGCAAGGTGGACGCGAATGAAGCCAGTAATTTATGGCACTATCACTGGCAATATGAGGAAGCCATTGCCCGGTCGAGCGGGCTGAAAGCCGATAATGCAATCTTTAGGCTGATCGATAAACTAAAAGGCCTAGCCACACATAAGCCAATTGCGCCGAGTTCGCAGGATGGCCATCATGTATTCAAACGCAACAAAGACCTGAAAGGGCCAATGTTTGCATTTGGCTATAATTACCTGACCGCAAATTTAGGCGCAGATGAAGCCGCCAAACTATCATTACCGAAAGAGAAAAACCTCTGGGGTGCCAGCGGTGCTTATGGGTACGAAGCTTTAAACCTGGTTGACGGTAAACGCAGCGTCCAGGAAATCAGAAATATCTTATCGGCCGAGTTTGGTCCCGTCAGCCTTGAGAGTGTTCTTGAGTATCTGAAGGCCCTCAAGTCAATTAATGTTATCGAAGGCCTATAG
- a CDS encoding YHS domain-containing (seleno)protein, with protein sequence MKIIRNFLVLATALFGFVSAASADVNTVAVGGYDAVSYHGGTPVRGSGNFAFNYNGSTYLFATEANLNKFKAAPAKYVPAYGGYCAYGAAVGKKFVGDPTVWKIVDGTLYLNLNEDVAKVWNKDVPGNIAKADAQWKKIAEVAAEDL encoded by the coding sequence ATGAAAATTATTCGTAACTTTTTGGTACTTGCTACCGCGTTATTCGGTTTCGTTTCAGCTGCATCTGCTGACGTAAACACTGTTGCTGTTGGCGGTTATGACGCCGTTTCTTACCACGGTGGTACACCAGTTCGTGGTTCTGGTAACTTCGCGTTCAACTACAATGGTTCAACATACCTTTTTGCTACTGAAGCAAACCTAAACAAATTTAAAGCTGCTCCAGCTAAATACGTTCCAGCATATGGTGGATACTGTGCATACGGTGCGGCTGTTGGTAAAAAATTCGTAGGCGACCCAACTGTTTGGAAAATCGTTGACGGTACTCTTTACCTGAACCTTAACGAAGATGTTGCAAAAGTATGGAACAAAGACGTTCCTGGTAACATTGCTAAAGCTGACGCTCAGTGGAAAAAAATCGCTGAAGTAGCGGCTGAAGACCTCTAA
- a CDS encoding haloalkane dehalogenase: MLGIGILIALIVVALFMMQAPTSWTKGEVITTPEESFKDLPDYPFEANYVTLHGYRVHYVDEGPKDGKTVLLMHGQPSWSYLYRHMIPLLAKLGYRVIAPDLVGFGKSDKPLNRDDHNYQMHIDVMNAFMKELDLSDVSLFAQDWGGLIGLRMVASAPQRFGRIMLSNTGLPAMGGIKGWLSYPLFKLMVMKEGKPETIADKGEFRFTRWVAWAKHTPTFDLAGLFQQSTSRELSDVELAGYAAPFPDEKYMAAIRKFPTMVPSQLLQNQRVMDEVFAKWNKPFLTAFGDSDPVTKGRDKIWHKVVPGAEGQPHTTIKDGAHFIQEDKPEELVEVFDKFIKSDA; encoded by the coding sequence ATGCTCGGTATTGGAATTTTGATTGCGCTGATCGTTGTTGCGCTTTTTATGATGCAGGCGCCTACAAGTTGGACAAAGGGTGAAGTAATCACGACGCCGGAAGAAAGCTTTAAGGATCTTCCGGATTATCCGTTTGAAGCAAACTATGTCACACTTCATGGTTACCGTGTCCACTATGTGGATGAAGGTCCCAAAGACGGGAAAACTGTTCTTTTGATGCATGGGCAACCGTCTTGGAGCTACCTGTATCGTCATATGATTCCCTTGCTTGCCAAGCTTGGATACCGTGTTATCGCACCTGATCTGGTGGGATTCGGGAAATCAGACAAGCCGCTTAACCGTGATGATCATAACTATCAGATGCATATCGATGTTATGAATGCGTTTATGAAAGAACTTGACCTCAGCGATGTATCCTTGTTTGCTCAGGATTGGGGTGGTTTGATTGGGCTTCGTATGGTTGCGTCTGCGCCCCAGCGGTTTGGCCGAATTATGCTTTCTAACACCGGATTGCCCGCAATGGGCGGTATAAAGGGCTGGCTATCCTATCCGCTTTTTAAATTGATGGTTATGAAAGAGGGCAAGCCTGAGACGATTGCCGATAAAGGCGAGTTTCGTTTTACCCGTTGGGTTGCGTGGGCAAAACACACACCTACGTTTGACCTTGCTGGTCTTTTCCAGCAATCGACGAGTCGTGAACTTTCTGATGTGGAACTGGCGGGCTATGCTGCACCGTTCCCGGACGAAAAATATATGGCGGCAATCCGTAAATTTCCAACAATGGTTCCGTCCCAGTTACTGCAAAACCAACGCGTGATGGATGAGGTCTTTGCCAAGTGGAACAAGCCGTTTCTGACAGCGTTTGGTGATAGTGACCCGGTTACGAAAGGGCGTGATAAAATCTGGCATAAAGTGGTGCCAGGTGCAGAAGGGCAACCGCATACCACAATTAAAGATGGTGCCCATTTCATTCAGGAAGATAAGCCAGAAGAATTGGTGGAAGTGTTTGATAAATTTATCAAATCGGATGCATGA
- a CDS encoding AraC family transcriptional regulator, which produces MDVLSDILDVLKFKGCLYFTTNFGSPWGVKVPHYQNTARFHLVTQGSLWITVAGCPDPIKIEDGDFIIIPHGAAHEMRDNIDNSSTMLNSHDDGTFDDDGTFRLGDRESEDITRLVCGHFEFDSGFQHPLLEQLPSYILIKKEEAESVPWFNQALLVMASEAGDNKLGYSEILKRMSEILFIHTVRLWSERETGKANFIAAVTDPKIGRSLNALHAEPNCRWTVEDLAKSAGMSRTAFAEQFSKLTGLTPMQYVTVWRIQKAQRMLIENDVSVEWVASQVGYESVAAFSRVFKKIAGEGPGAYRRNNRNTPEMVH; this is translated from the coding sequence ATGGACGTATTAAGTGACATTCTTGATGTTCTGAAATTCAAAGGTTGTCTGTATTTTACAACAAACTTTGGAAGTCCTTGGGGTGTAAAAGTTCCTCATTACCAAAATACCGCACGGTTTCACCTTGTTACGCAAGGATCGTTATGGATTACAGTGGCCGGCTGTCCTGACCCCATCAAAATAGAAGACGGGGATTTCATTATTATCCCGCATGGGGCTGCCCATGAAATGCGCGACAATATTGATAATAGCTCCACGATGCTCAACAGTCATGATGATGGTACTTTCGATGATGATGGAACCTTCCGGTTGGGTGACCGCGAATCCGAAGACATTACCCGTCTTGTCTGTGGCCATTTTGAGTTTGATAGCGGTTTCCAACACCCTCTCTTAGAACAATTGCCCTCATATATTCTGATCAAAAAAGAAGAAGCAGAAAGTGTTCCCTGGTTCAACCAGGCCCTTTTGGTAATGGCAAGCGAAGCAGGCGATAACAAACTCGGCTATAGTGAAATTCTGAAACGAATGTCTGAAATTCTGTTTATCCATACAGTACGCCTTTGGAGTGAACGGGAAACCGGCAAAGCGAACTTCATAGCCGCGGTCACGGACCCCAAAATTGGCCGGAGTTTGAACGCCCTGCACGCAGAGCCCAATTGCCGTTGGACCGTAGAAGATTTGGCAAAATCCGCTGGTATGTCACGCACGGCCTTTGCCGAACAGTTTTCGAAACTAACCGGCCTTACACCCATGCAATATGTTACCGTCTGGCGTATCCAAAAGGCCCAGCGTATGCTTATCGAAAATGATGTATCGGTTGAATGGGTTGCCTCACAAGTAGGGTACGAATCTGTTGCCGCGTTCAGCCGCGTATTTAAAAAAATTGCTGGTGAAGGCCCGGGTGCATACAGACGCAATAATCGAAACACGCCGGAAATGGTGCATTAA
- a CDS encoding uracil-DNA glycosylase family protein, producing MNMSFQTISEQAKACEICNAHLPMGPRPVFQIHPNARVLIAGQAPGIRVHETGIPFNDPSGKRLREWMGIDDTTFYDAEKVAILPMGFCYPGTGKSGDLPPRPECADNWRQAMLDLMPDIDLTLVIGQYAIKWHLKERAQKNLTETVRNWADYFDDGLMPLPHPSPRNNIWLKKNQWFEGDVLPAMQEKIQKLIG from the coding sequence ATGAATATGTCGTTTCAAACCATTAGCGAACAAGCGAAGGCGTGTGAAATATGTAACGCGCACCTTCCTATGGGGCCGCGTCCTGTCTTCCAAATTCATCCAAATGCACGTGTGCTCATCGCGGGCCAAGCGCCCGGTATAAGGGTGCATGAAACAGGAATTCCCTTTAATGACCCCAGCGGTAAGCGATTAAGGGAATGGATGGGGATCGATGATACGACATTTTACGATGCTGAAAAGGTTGCTATCCTGCCAATGGGGTTTTGTTATCCCGGTACTGGCAAAAGCGGTGATTTGCCGCCAAGGCCAGAATGCGCTGATAACTGGCGACAAGCTATGTTGGATTTAATGCCTGATATCGACCTGACGCTGGTTATAGGTCAGTATGCGATTAAATGGCACCTCAAGGAGCGTGCTCAAAAGAACCTGACCGAAACCGTTCGCAATTGGGCAGATTATTTTGATGATGGGTTGATGCCGCTTCCCCACCCAAGCCCGAGGAACAATATCTGGCTTAAGAAAAATCAATGGTTTGAGGGCGATGTTTTACCCGCGATGCAGGAAAAAATACAAAAGCTTATTGGATAG
- a CDS encoding cysteine desulfurase-like protein, producing the protein MKYDINKVRAEFPALKRTWNDIPIAFLDNPAGTQVPNRVLKLMNAALVDYNANLGGFFKTSQDAEALVIDAHKIAAEFVNAYDFREIFFGQNMTTLTFMMTRSLAHTLKAGDEIVLTRMDHEGNVAPWLLLAEEKNLTIKWIDLNPDTYELDLSNLDTVITEKTKIVAVNYASNITGSITDVKQVVTAAKAVGAITYIDAVQYAPHGIIDVQDIGCDMLVCSSYKFYGPHQGIMWARKSLLEKLKAYKVRVSSDELPEKFVTGTESREALAGIIGALEHFEWVGSAFGGDLQAALSGRNELQSDIQAGVRKMTQHDMTLADQLISGVKSIKGTKIIGIDDKNSFSRRVSTVSFIHDKHHPDDVAKYMAKRGISIWSGHNYALEPIKRLGLLDKGGVIRVGPTHYNTAGEIDRFLNAFEDYVKND; encoded by the coding sequence ATGAAGTATGATATCAATAAAGTACGCGCTGAATTCCCTGCTCTTAAGCGTACATGGAATGATATACCAATTGCCTTTCTCGATAATCCAGCGGGCACACAGGTACCAAACCGTGTTCTCAAACTAATGAATGCAGCGCTGGTAGATTATAACGCCAACCTTGGTGGCTTTTTCAAAACGTCCCAGGACGCCGAAGCGCTTGTTATTGACGCACACAAAATCGCTGCGGAATTTGTAAACGCGTATGACTTCCGCGAAATCTTCTTCGGTCAAAACATGACCACGCTAACCTTTATGATGACACGCTCTTTGGCGCATACCCTCAAAGCTGGCGATGAGATTGTTTTGACCCGCATGGATCATGAAGGGAATGTTGCACCCTGGCTTCTTCTCGCGGAAGAGAAGAACCTGACCATCAAGTGGATTGATTTAAATCCGGATACATACGAACTGGACCTAAGCAATCTTGATACAGTCATCACAGAGAAAACCAAAATTGTTGCCGTAAATTATGCCAGCAACATCACCGGTTCAATTACAGATGTAAAGCAAGTTGTGACGGCGGCAAAAGCTGTCGGCGCAATCACGTATATTGACGCCGTACAATATGCCCCCCACGGTATTATCGATGTTCAGGATATCGGCTGTGATATGCTGGTATGCTCGTCTTATAAATTTTATGGTCCCCATCAAGGCATAATGTGGGCACGCAAATCCCTGCTCGAAAAACTAAAGGCCTACAAAGTTCGGGTATCATCTGATGAACTCCCTGAAAAATTTGTGACAGGCACTGAAAGCCGGGAAGCATTGGCAGGCATTATTGGTGCGCTTGAGCATTTTGAGTGGGTCGGTAGTGCGTTCGGCGGTGACTTACAAGCCGCCTTATCAGGGAGAAACGAACTCCAATCCGATATTCAGGCTGGCGTTCGGAAAATGACCCAACATGACATGACGTTAGCAGATCAACTCATCAGCGGAGTTAAATCGATTAAGGGAACCAAAATCATTGGCATTGATGATAAAAACTCGTTCTCGCGCAGGGTTTCAACTGTTTCATTCATACATGACAAACACCATCCGGATGATGTTGCAAAATATATGGCCAAGCGGGGAATCTCGATCTGGAGCGGTCATAATTACGCCCTAGAGCCTATCAAGCGTTTGGGGTTATTAGATAAAGGCGGCGTTATTCGTGTCGGGCCCACACACTATAATACAGCAGGCGAAATCGACCGCTTTTTAAATGCGTTCGAGGACTATGTGAAAAACGACTAA